Below is a window of Paraburkholderia azotifigens DNA.
ATGAGCACGTAGATCGTGACCGTCAACGCGACCACAGAGCCAAGACCGCAGAACACGTCGCGGCTATGGTGCGCAAAAAGCTCGCCGAGCGTCGCGCGGCGCGCGGTCTGCTTCGCGTGCAGAAATGCTTCGGAATCCGCGAGATTGTGGCGGATGTAGAAGCCGATCGGTCCGATCACGAGCCCGATGATGAACGGCACGCGCCAGCCCCACGATTTCAGCGCTTCCGGCGACAGGCCGCGCGTCACCAGCGCGCCGACGACAGCACCGAGCAGCAGCGCTGCCGCCTGGCTCGACATCTGCCAACTGCCGTAGAAGCCGCGCTTCGAGAACGGCGCGGCTTCGATCAGCAGCGCCGTCGAACTGCCAAACTCGCCGCCTGCCGAAAAGCCTTGCAGCAGACGTCCGACCACGATGATGAGCGGCGCGCCGATGCCGATCGCCGAATACGGCGGCGCGATCGCGAGCAGCAGAATGCCGAGCGTCATGAGCGCGATCACGAGCGACAGCGCGGCCTTGCGTCCCGCGCGATCCGCGTACAGGCCGAGCACGATGCCACCGACGGGCCGCATGAAAAACGCGACACCGAAGCTTGCCGTGGTGAGAAGAATCGACGAGTAGTCGTTGCCGGAGGGAAAGAAGAGTTCTGCGATGACGACGGTGAGAAAACCGAAGACAGTGAAGTCATACCACTCGAGCGCATTACCGATGACGGCCGCCGTGACCGCCCGGGTATTGAGGCTCCTGGATGCTTGTGACATCGATGTCTCCGGCCTTAACCGAGGCGTCGGGTGCGTTGGATTGAATTTGATTCGAATGGGCTGTCGTCAGGCCCGCGCGCACGCCATGCGAGTGTAAAAGAGCAGGACATCCTATTTCAAGCAACTTTCATACGACAAAGAGCGCAACGCCGTTGTGCACGGCGTGCGCTCTTCGAGACTGCTGCGAAAGGCGTGCGCGGCGATGCTGCATTGCATCGCATAGCGGACGCCCCATGAAGCCGAAGCTGGCTGTATCAGGCCTTCTTGTTATATGCGCTGCACCAACCCTTGCTCGCGACCTGCTTGCCCGCGAACATCGGGCAGCCTGCGTAGGCGTCCGTGGCCTTGCCCTGATAGAAGCTGCAATTGCCGCAGTCCTGCCCGGCCGCATATTTCGGGTACTTCGCCTTGTCGACCCTGCTCGCGTCTTCCTTGTAGCCGAGCGCCTGCGCGGTCGGATCGGATTCGGAGACCTTCGGCGCATCGGCGAACGCCTGGCGCGACGACAGCGCGATCGTCGATGCCACACCGATGCTCGTGATCAGAAACGTACGACGGGAATTGTTCATGGGACTCGCTCCATTGGCATTGTGGGGATCTACGCTGTTCTGACGACAGCGATCCCCAAGCATAGCAATGAAGCCGGCGCGCGTGACGCGTCAAATGTCGGTCATAAGGAAATCCGTAGCGTGCGGGCTTGAGAAAGACTCGCACGCTATCCCCGCGCCGTATCACGCAAGCACAAGCTCGCGGGTCGCGTTCGCGTCGTTATGCGCGTCC
It encodes the following:
- a CDS encoding MFS transporter; translation: MSQASRSLNTRAVTAAVIGNALEWYDFTVFGFLTVVIAELFFPSGNDYSSILLTTASFGVAFFMRPVGGIVLGLYADRAGRKAALSLVIALMTLGILLLAIAPPYSAIGIGAPLIIVVGRLLQGFSAGGEFGSSTALLIEAAPFSKRGFYGSWQMSSQAAALLLGAVVGALVTRGLSPEALKSWGWRVPFIIGLVIGPIGFYIRHNLADSEAFLHAKQTARRATLGELFAHHSRDVFCGLGSVVALTVTIYVLISYLPTFAVKQLKLPYADSFTAVIVGNLLLTVLSPLTGAWSDRIGRKGLSLWSLVVTLVAIYPLFVWLEGAPSVSKLVLVQVILSITLSGYYGPFGALMAELFPANVRSTGLSLAYNFAVMLFGGFGPFIVTWLIETTGSPLAPTYYVMGGLALSIVAVACMPAKRHADLDAMRKPIDTLERPLERR
- a CDS encoding high-potential iron-sulfur protein, yielding MNNSRRTFLITSIGVASTIALSSRQAFADAPKVSESDPTAQALGYKEDASRVDKAKYPKYAAGQDCGNCSFYQGKATDAYAGCPMFAGKQVASKGWCSAYNKKA